The sequence below is a genomic window from Oleidesulfovibrio alaskensis DSM 16109.
AAGCCGGAAGCCAAGAGGTTCAAGAAGTGGCAACCTCGTGACCGTCCTTGAGAACAACAAGCCCATGACCACCAGCCTCAAGGTGGCTGAGGTGTTCGGGAAGAAACCTCGACTGCCCTACATCCTTCATTGAATCGAACTTTTGATTGAATGAGTATCCGGTGAAAGTTGGATTCGGAACCCGCATGGACCCCATGTACCTGATGACCCTTGATGGGTTCACCTTCTTGGCGATGGGATTCAACGGAGCGAGAGCCGCCGAGTTCAAGATCAAGTACATCGAAGCCCTTGAATGTTCGGTAGATTTTAGAAAGCCCAATTTTGGACTCTCTTCCTATTCCGTTCCCAACAAACGTCTTCCCTACCCCATGCACCTCATGACCTCGACGGCTTCACTTTCCTCGCAACGGGCTTCACCATTCCTGTCTTCCCGTTTCTCCTTCCCCTTAATCCTGCCAATCCCGCTGAAGATTCGACGCAGAAAGCCGCAAGTCAGCTTTCACATTTCGTTTCTAAGGCGCGTTTCGCCTCGTCCATATGAAATCCATCATGACGACTTCAAAAAGACGCTCTAACGGCTTTTAATCCATTGCTTTCCATGCGGCACAAGGGCGTCAAGCGTGATTTCCCTGTCCCAGTCCACTGGTTGAATGACATCGCGGAAGAGTGTGGATGCAGGGTAGCTGCCTTCATAGATTGCCGTGATGTCGTCGAACTCGCCTTTTTCGTGCCCTACGACTTCCTTCAGTTTGCGGCGGTCAATGTCGTGGAGCTTTGCCCAAGTGATGAACGTATGCCGGAAGGAATGGAAGGTAACGTTGCTGACTTCGCCTTCACCCGCGCCAACGCCGCAATCACGACGGAAGCGCGTGAACCACTGCGTCACGTTGGCGGAGACGTTGCCTTCGCGCTTGCTCAAGGTCTTGCGGGAGAACAGGTGTAGTTCGCCTTTTGACCTAAGTGCTTTCACGCGTTCAAGCAGGCCGAGCCTGATAAGGAACGGATGGACCGGGACAATGCGTTTGCCTGCGGCTGTCTTGAGTTCCTTGTCGCCTTCGTTGTTGATGTCGATGCAGGGAACGCCGTCGATTTCGCGGATGTCGTCCAGATGGAGCTGGCATATTTCTTCAACACGTGCGCCTGTAAACAGGGCGATAAGCGGTGCCCAGAATTGCCATGCTTTTGTGAACTTCTGCTTGCCCGTGGCCGTGCCTTGGTAAGGCGCGCTGTGGAACAGGGCTTTCAGTTCATCGCGGGTGAAAGCGCGGCGTTTGGCCTGCTTCGCCTTGAGGGTGTTCTTCTTGAAGGCCAACGCCACGTTGAGAGGCTTTGCCTTGTCCACGTAGCCCTCAAGCTCTGCCCAGTTGATGAATGAGCGCACATTGTCAAAGCGCGTCTTGATGGATTTTGGCTTGAGACGGTGGTTCTCAGGAATGTCCATTTTCAGGAGCTGCACCTTGCTCTTGCCCTTGTAATGACAGCGATAGCGGAGCGAGGGCAGCTTGACCAGTTCCTCGCGGTATTTCCGCATGTGGTCGCGGGTGATCTCGTGTGTCGGCAGTTTTTTGCCATTGGAAACCATTTCCGCGAACTGCCGAAGCTGCGGAGCCAAGTCCTTCACACTGGTGACTTTCCATTCACCGCTTTCCGTCTTGGTCTTGATGTACTTCTCAACGGCTTCGGTGATGGTGGGCGATTTGCGGGAAGGAGCGGCAGGTTGCTGCGTGACGACAACAGTCTTGCCTGTTTCAGCTTCCGAGAGCTTGCTGGCAAGCGGTGAAAAGTCAATGGAGCCAGCTTCGTCATACGCCTTGGCAATGCCTTTCATAAGGGCGTCGCACAGCTTCTTGTAGTCCGTGGATTTCTCCGAGACCTTGATGCCTTCCTGCTCCAGAATCCCGCTGACAAGATTCTTCACGCCGCGATAATCGGCATGTGCCGCCTGTTCGCGAATGTCCGAGGCA
It includes:
- a CDS encoding Rha family transcriptional regulator — its product is MDPMYLMTLDGFTFLAMGFNGARAAEFKIKYIEALECSVDFRKPNFGLSSYSVPNKRLPYPMHLMTSTASLSSQRASPFLSSRFSFPLILPIPLKIRRRKPQVSFHISFLRRVSPRPYEIHHDDFKKTL
- a CDS encoding site-specific integrase — translated: MTEANETLQNHLTDEKIRELVDREMKETLNYEFELRVNRERPWQDNELEKHLASRQRIASDIREQAAHADYRGVKNLVSGILEQEGIKVSEKSTDYKKLCDALMKGIAKAYDEAGSIDFSPLASKLSEAETGKTVVVTQQPAAPSRKSPTITEAVEKYIKTKTESGEWKVTSVKDLAPQLRQFAEMVSNGKKLPTHEITRDHMRKYREELVKLPSLRYRCHYKGKSKVQLLKMDIPENHRLKPKSIKTRFDNVRSFINWAELEGYVDKAKPLNVALAFKKNTLKAKQAKRRAFTRDELKALFHSAPYQGTATGKQKFTKAWQFWAPLIALFTGARVEEICQLHLDDIREIDGVPCIDINNEGDKELKTAAGKRIVPVHPFLIRLGLLERVKALRSKGELHLFSRKTLSKREGNVSANVTQWFTRFRRDCGVGAGEGEVSNVTFHSFRHTFITWAKLHDIDRRKLKEVVGHEKGEFDDITAIYEGSYPASTLFRDVIQPVDWDREITLDALVPHGKQWIKSR